In Colletotrichum destructivum chromosome 1, complete sequence, the sequence AAAAGGTACATGGCGTCGTGACATTCCCATCATCCCCCCCTCGCCGCTCCAACAATCTAATCCCAGCTCCCAAAAAAAGTTACTCGACTCCCAAATTCCAcacctcactcactcactcactcactctgtTGTCATTGCATAGGTAGTACCTCAACCCCGGAACTCCCGTTCACTCCTTGTACCTATCGACCTGTCTCCAGTTCGTAGCCCACAGCACAGTCCACCTTTTTCTTGGGTGCAGCTGCCCTTTCCTCTCTTCGCATCCCCAATCCCAATCCCAATCCCAATCCTCACCCTCCCCAATGGTCCCTGGACTACAATAACACCTCCCCAgctccctcttcctcattgcaacttcctcctctccttcgacctcttctcccacactctctctcccctcccttccgTTCTCCCTTTTCTGATACACTCTATAGACCTTCTGTCCCTCGCCCCCAagacagaagaagaaggaaacaCTTGTCTCACCAAGCTTCCTATTCCTAAACCAGGTACGTTGCCGCATTGCCCGCAATCTCTCTGACATCCACACACTCGCAACTCTCCGGCACATCGCCCTCGCTGCCCGCCTCTCCCTGGCACTGAACACTGGTCCCCGCGCCTATCGCCGCCCCCTGGCATTCCACACCCCCAATCTCTCTGTCTCCTCTCCCGCCCGCCCCTCCTAGTGTTACTTCTGCCTTGCGGTTTCCCCCAACAAGAAACTTTTCTCAAAAAGTTGCTAACATGACCGTCGTTTCCCCGACTTTCTAGAGATCCGAACAACTCTCTGTCCTTCACCTCCGACGATTCAATTGCTCTGTCTATACCCCTAAACTGTTCGTTTGCCGCAGAGCCAGATTTCTACAACTAATCTCCCGACTCGAATCTTCCCCCTTCGAGCCAAAAAAGTCACCGTATCTCCCTCAACCCACGTCATACTTGGCCCGAATCAAAGCTCCACGAGCTCCCCCTGATTCATGACGGCCACCCTCTGAGATACCCGCGAATTTCCCCAAACAAATTAACGCAATCATGACCGAAATCACAGCAGCCAACGGCACAGGCCGGACTGTGCCTCAAGTTAATGGCAAGGCCTCCTACGCCGAGAAGCACCAAATTGCCGACCACTTCATTGGTGGCAACAAGTTGAGCAACGCCCCGGCCTCCAAGGTCAAGGATTTTGTTGCCCAGCAAGATGGTCACACCGTCATCACCAACGTGCGTTGAGCCCCCGCTTTCCCCCGACGGCTGTGTCGGTAGGTACGTCATTTGTACTGACGGAGACGTTGTGCAGGTCCTGATCGCCAACAACGGTATCGCggccgtcaaggagatcCGTTCGGTGCGGAAATGGGCGTACGAGACGttcggcgacgagaaggccatcCAGTTTACCGTCATGGCCACCCCTGAGGATCTGGCAGCCAACGCCGACTACATCCGTATGGCCGACCACTACGTCGAAGTCCCCGGCGGCACCAACAACCACAACTACGCCAACGTCGAACTTATTGTGGACATTGCTGAGCGTATGAACGTTCACGCTGTCTGGGCTGGATGGTGAGTGCTTTTCTTCGATACAACTGTCCGCTTGTGGCCGGTGCTGACAGCGTTTCCGCAGGGGTCACGCTTCGGAAAACCCCAAGCTTCCCGAGTCTCTCGCTGCCTCCCCCAAGAAGATTGTCTTCATCGGACCCCCGGGATCCGCCATGCGATCTCTTGGTGACAAGATTTCTTCCACAATCGTCGCACAGCacgccgaggtgccctgCATTCCCTGGTCCGGAACTGGTGTCAACGCCGTCGAAATCGACAGCCACGGCATCGTCACCGTTGCCGACGACACCTACATCAAGGGTTGCGTCACCTCGTGGCAGGAGGGTctggagaaggccaaggccattGGCTTCCCCGTCATGATCAAGGCATcagagggtggtggtggcaagGGTATCCGCAAGGCCCTCTCCGAGGAGGGCTTCGAGCAGCTCTacaaggccgccgctggcgagATTCCCGGTTCTcccatcttcatcatgaAGTTGGCCGGCAACGCGAGACATTTGGAAGTGCAGCTGCTCGCTGATCAGTACGGCAACAACATCTCCCTCTTTGGCAGAGATTGTTCCGTCCAGCGTCGTCACCAGAAGATTATCGAGGAGGCccccgtcaccatcgccaaggaCATCACCTTCAAGGCTATGGAGGACGctgccgtccgtctcggAAAGCTCGTCGGTTACGTCTCGGCTGGCACAGTCGAGTACCTGTACTcccacgccgacgacaagtTCTACTTCCTTGAGTTGAACCCCCGTCTCCAAGTCGAGCATCCTACCACGGAAATGGTCAGCGGTGTCAACTtgcccgccgcccagctccaGATTGCCATGGGTATCCCCCTGCACAGAATCCGCGACATTCGTCTGCTGTACGGCGTCGACCCTAGGACATCCACTGAGATCGACTTTGAGTTCAAGCAGGAGGGCAGCGAGAAGACGCAGCGTCGCCCGAGACCCAAGGGTCATACCACGGCCTGCAGAATCACCTCCGAGGACCCCGGTGAAGGTTTCAAGCCTTCCAACGGTGTCATGCACGACCTGAACTTCAGGAGTAGTTCCAACGTTTGGGGTTACTTCTCCGTCAGTACCGCTTCGAGTATTCACAGCTTCTCCGACTCCCAATTTGGTCACATTTTCGCCTACGGCGAGAACCGTGCTGCTTCTCGCAAGCACATGGTTGTTGCCTTGAAGGAGCTGAGTATTCGTGGTGACTTCCGCACGACGGTCGAGTACCTCATCAAGCTTTTGGAGACGGAGGCTTTCGAGGACAACACCATCACTACCGGCtggctcgacgagctcatcACCAAGAAGCTGACTGCTGAGCGTCCGGACCCCATGCTGGCCGTCGTCTGCGGTGCTGTCACCAAGGCTCACCTTGCCAGCGAGGCTTGCATGACAGAGTACCGTACCAGCTTGGAGAAGGGTCAAGTCCCCTCCAAGGACATCCTCAAGACTGTCTTCGCCATTGACTTCATCTACGAGGGGTTCCGCTACAAGTTCACTGCCACCCGTGCCAGCACTGACAGCTACCACCTCTTCATCAACGGATCCAAGTGCTCGGTCGGCGTTCGTGTCCTCAGTGACGGTGGTCTGCTGATCCTCTTGGACGGCCGCTCCCACAGCGTCTACtggaaggaggaggttggcgCGACTCGTCTgtccgtcgacggcaagacCTGCTTGCTCGAGCAGGAGAACGATCCTACCCAGCTGCGCACTCCGTCCCCCGGTAAGCTCGTCAAGTACCTGGTTGAGAACGGCGAGCACGTCAAGGCTGGCCAGCCcttcgccgaggtcgaggtcatGAAGATGTACATGCCTCTGATCGCCGCGGAGGACGGTTTCGTCCAGCTCATCAAGCAGCCGGGAGCCACTCTCGAGGCTGGTGATATTCTCGGAATCCTCGCTCTGGATGATCCGAGCCGCGTCAAGCAGGCTCAGCCTTTCGTTGGCCAACTCCCCGTTTACGgcgagcccgtcgccgtcggtaCCAAGCCCGCTCAGCGATTCGATCTTCTGCACAACACCCTGAAGAACATTCTGCTCGGCTACGACAACTCGGTCATCATGGCTTCTACTCTGAAGCAGTTGGTCGAGGTCCTTCGCAACCCCGAGTTGCCATACAGCCAGTGGAATGCTCAATTTGCCGCTCTGCACAGCCGTATGCCCCAGAAGTTGGACAGCCAGTTCTCCCAGATCGTCGACCGCGCCAAGACCCGCCACGCCGATTTCCCTGCGAAGCCTCTGCACAAGGCTTTCCACAGGTTCCTCGAGGAGAACGTCGCCGCTGGCGATGCCGACATGCTCAAGACCACCCTCGCGCCTTTGACCGACGTCCTCAACGCTTATTCCGAGGGCCAGAAGGCGCACGAGTTGAACATCGTCAAGGAACTGCTGGCCTCGTACATTGAGATCGAGCGCCTGTTCACTGGTTATGGAACCCAGGAAGACAGCGTCATCCTCAAGCTGCGTGACCAGAACAAGGACGACATCCGCAAGGTTGTCCAGACTGTTCTGTCCCACAGCCGTGTCGGTGCCAAGAGTTcgctcatcctcgccattCTTGAGGAGTACCGCCCCAACAAGCCCAACGTTGGAAACGTTGCCAAATACCTTCGCCCGGCGTTGCAGGAGTTGACCGAGCTCCAGTCCTCCCGCACCACCTCCAAGGTCTCCCTCAAGGCCCGCGAGATCATGATCCAGTGCTCTCTGCCTTCCTTGGAGGAGCGCACTGCTCAGATGGAGCACATCCTTCGCTCTTCCGTCGTAGAGTCACGCTACGGTGAGGCTTCTTGGGACCACCGTGAGCCCAGCCTCGAGGTCATcaaggaggtcgtcgactCCAAGTACACCGTCTTCGACGTCCTGACCCTTTTCTTCGCCCACGAGGACCCCTACGTTTCTGTTGCTGCCCTCGAGGTCTACGTCCGTCGTGCCTACCGTGCCTACATCCTGAAGCAGATCGAGTACCACTCTGACGAGAGCGACACGCCTCTTTTCGTCACTTGGGACTTCGCTCTGCGCAAGATTGGCCAGAGCGAGTACGGTCTGCCTTTGCAGTCTGcggcgccttcttctcccgcCACGCCCAGCGCGAGCGGCGGCTCGTTTGACTTCAAGCGCATCCACTCCATCAGTGACATGTCCTACCTCAACCACAAGTGGGACTCGGAGCCCAACCGCAAGGGTGTGATCGTGCCCGTCAAGTacctcgacgatgccgaggacctGCTCGGCAAGGCCCTCGAGACCCTCGCTCTCTCGGACAAGGCGAGAAAGCGCAGCACCCCCGGTCTTATCCCCGACTTGAGCGGCAAGCGCAAGCCCACCACGGCCAAGGTTGACTCTGATGAGCTCTCTGCTGTCATCAATgtcgccgtccgcgacgccgagagcAAGAGTGACCAGGAGATTCTCTCTCGCATTGTTCCCATCGTTGAGCAGTTCAAGGAGGATCTCCTGAACCGCAACGTCCGTCGCATCACCTTCATCTGCGGCCGCAACGACGGTGCCTACCCTGGATACTACACGTTCCGTGGCCCCGAGTACGTTGAGGATGACAGCATTCGTCACAGCGAGCCCGCTCTTGCCTTccagctcgagctcggcagACTGGCCAAGTTCCACATCAAGCCCGTCTTCACCGAGAACAAGAACATCCACGTTTACGAGGGTATCGGCAAGGctgtcgacggcgacaagcGCTACTTCACCCGTGCCGTCATTCGTCCCGGCCGTCTCCGTGACGAGATCCCTACCGCCGAGTACCTGATCTCCGAGGCTGACCGTGTCATCAACGACATCTTCGACGCCCTCGAAATCATTGGCAACAACAACTCGGATTTGAACCAGGTCTTCATCAACTTCACCCCTGTGTTCCAGCTGCACCCCCAAGAGGTCGAGAGCAGTCTGCAGGGCTTCCTCGACCGCTTCGGAGCCCGTGCTTGGCGCCTGCGTGTTGCCCAGGTCGAGATCCGCATCATCTGCACCGACCCTCAGACTGGCGTTCCCTACCCCCTGCGTgtcatcatcaccaacacctCTGGATacgttgttgatgtcgacaTCTACGCCGAGCGCAAGTCCGAGAAGGGCGAGTGGGTCTTCAACAGCATCGGTGGtaccaaggagaagggccCTATGCACTTGCTGCCGGTCTCGACCCCTTACCCGACCAAGAACCCTCTGCAGCCCAAGCGTTACAAGGCTCATCTGATGGGCACCCAGTACGTGTACGACTTCCCCGAGCTGTTCCGCCAGGCCATCCAGAACAGCTGGACCCAGTCTGTCAAGaagcacggcgccgtcggcggacAGCAGCCCAAGTCGGGCGAGTGCGTCACCTACACCGAGCTCGTCTTGGACGACAAGGACACCCTCCAGGAGGTCAACCGCGAGCCCGGTACCAACACCTGCGGTATGGTCGGTTGGATCTTCCACGCCAAGACCCCCGAGTACCCCAAGGGTCGCAAGTTCATTGTCGTTGCCAACGATATCACATACATGATTGGTAGCTTCGGCCCCAAGGAGGACAACTACTTCTACAAGTGCACCGAGCTTGCCCGCAAGCTTGGCATCCCTCGCATCTACCTGTCGGCCAACTCCGGTGCTCGTCTGGGTGTCGCCAACGAGCTCATGCCCCACTTCAAGGTCGCGTGGAACGACGCCAGCAAGCAGGACAACGGCTTCAAGTACCTctacctcgacgacgaggcccagaAGCGCTTCTCCAAGGATGTCATCACCGAGGTCATATccgaggatggcgagaaGCGCCATAAGATTGTTACCATCATCGGTTCCGAGGACGGCCTTGGTGTCGAGTGCTTGAGGGGCTCCGGTCTCATCGCCGGTGCCACCAGCAAGGCCTACAACGACATTTTCACCATTACCCTGGTGACTTGCCGTTCCGTTGGTATCGGTGCCTACcttgtccgtctcggccagcgCGCCGTCCAGATCGAGGGCCAGCCCATCATCCTCACTGGCGCCCCTGCGCTGAACAACGTTCTTGGCCGTGAGATTTACACCTCCAACTTGCAGCTTGGTGGTACTCAGATCATGTACCGCAACGGTGTCTCCCACATGACTGGTACCGACGACTTTGATGGTGTCTCCAAGATTGTCGAGTGGATGTCCTTTATCCCCGAGAAGCGCGGCAGCCCCATCCCCGTCAGCCCCAGCACGGATGTCTGGGACCGCGACGTCGTCTACACCCCTCCCCAGAAGCAGCCTTACGACGTCCGATGGATGATTGGTGGTCGCCCCACGGAGGAGGGTGACTTCGAGCCCGGTCTGTTCGACAAGGACTCCTTCGTTGAGACCCTTGGCGGCTGGGCTCGCACTGTCGTTGTTGGCCGTGCTCGTCTCGGTGGTATCCCCATGGGTGTCATCGCGGTCGAGACCCGCTCGGTCGAGAACATCACCCCTGCCGATCCCGCCAACCCCGATTCTATCGAGCAGGTGACGAACGAGGCCGGTGGTGTGTGGTACCCCAACTCGGCCTTCAAGACTGCCCAGGCCATCAACGACTTCAACAACGGTGAGCAGCTGCCTCTCATGATCCTCGCCAACTGGAGAGGTTTCTCTGGCGGCCAGCGCGACATGTACAACGAGGTTTTGAAGTACGGTTCCTACATCGTTGACGCCCTCGTCAAGTTCGAGCAGCCCATCTTTGTCTACATTCCTCCCTTTGGTGAGCTTCGTGGCGGTTCTtgggtcgtcgtcgaccccaCCATCAACCCCGAGGCCATGGAGATGTAcgccgatgtcgatgctCGCGGTGGTGTGCTCGAGCCCGAAGGCATTATTGGTATCAAGTACCGCAAGGACAAGCAGCTCGAGACCATGGCTCGTCTGGACCCCGTTTACGCCTCTCTTAAGAAGCAGATGGCAACCGACCTTCCGAAGGAGCAAGCCGAcgagctcaagaagaagatgacgatcCGCGAGAAGCAGCTCCTGCCTGTTTACTCGCAGATCGCCATTCAATTCGCCGACCTTCACGACCGCTCCGGCCGCATGAAGGCCAAGGGTGTCATCCGTGACCAGCTCGAGTGGGTCAACTCTCGACGCTTCTTCTACTGGCGCCTGCGCCGTCGTCTCAACGAGGAGTACCTCCTTCGCCGCATGTCCTCGACTGTCCTTACGTCCACCTCGGGCTCTGACATCAAGGCACCCGAGGCCCGCAAGCGCAACCTCCAGTTCCTCGAGAGCTGGTCGGGCGTCGTCAACTTCGACACTGCTGATCGCGAGGTGTCTGAGTGGTACGAGGCCAACCGCAAGTCTATCACGGACAGGATCGAGTccgtcaaggccgacaaCCTGGCTACTGAGTTGAGCTCAGTCCTGAGGACCAACAAGAACGCCGCCATGCGCGGTGTTCGCGACGTCATCCGCACGATGCCGCCTGAGGAGCGTGACCAGATCCTCAAGTATCTGCGCGATTAGATGACTCAACTTGGGGAGAGTCGATTGGCGTAATAACATGGGGTGTACGGGTGTCATTGGTATATTTGTTTAGACGGTGTGAGTTTCTGGGATGATTATGACTATGTACGAGCATTCTTCTGCAAGTGTGTTATGATAGATTTCAATGTTTGGGAGAAGAAGTCCCTCTAATGAACCTTTCGGAAAGCGATAGTCCGTTTTCTCTTGTAATGGTTTGATGTGACATGAATCAATGGTGTGAACAGAATGAATCACTCTTCAGCATGCCCTTGTGTTACTGGATCACTCTTTCGACGTCAGGTCGCGTCATGTCACGTTTATGGATTGTGAGTTCTAGGTACCAGTGTCTCATGGTGATTGTGAAGAAGTTATGTAGTAGAAGCTGGGGGGTATCAGAGGTTccaaccaccaccgcctTATATCGGCGCATCCAACGCCAGCTCGTGAACAAACAGGAAGGTAAGTCAAACAAGCCACAAGATGCAAGCTGTTTGTGCTATGTTACAGTCGATCAGGACCGAGTGAGTCCCCCCATGAGACCACTTCTTAGTCTCATGCGCACATTCCTTCCCCTTTGGCCAGCTGTATGGGGGCGCGTTGTCGTCAAACTACCGCCATAAAAGAAAGTGGAGTATATACCAAAAGACAACGCGATGCCTTGAGAAAGAAGATATAacgaagaaagaaagaaatTTGTACGACCCTCGCCCGTCcaggatgatgaggaggcgaACGTGCGCCGCCGCATGAAGAAACCGGTCAAGACTTTGTGTTCTCAACTTCTCATGACACTCTCACGTTCCCACACAGAAGAATTTCGGCGTGGTTGGTCCGCTACCCCAACAACGCGCTGTAGAGTCCATCGTCCCGATACTGATTCTGGATCGAGTCCCAGTCTTCCACGGGTCCGAGGTTCCAGTCGTCAGTGCCGCCAGAGGGTGTGTTGTCGGGCACTGGCCGTTGACTGGATGCGGCTGGATTCCCAAAGTCGAAGCCGCTGCTCTTGCTTGGCTGAGTCATACCGAAAACACCCGAGGCGTTGTTGGTCGGTTGGTTGAAGTAAGGTTGAGTAGTCGCTTGAACAGGAACTTGTGGCACAGTTCGTTGAATGGAAGACGCCGTATGGTAATATCCCGGTGTCGAAATGGGAGTTGCAGTACGTACAAGAGGTGTGGTAACAACCCCGTTACTTTGACCATTAGCAGGCGACTGGGTCGGTCTGGACGGTCCATTCTGCATCGACACTCTCATACGCTTGACTGGGCGTTCGTTTCCTGAGGTG encodes:
- a CDS encoding Putative biotin/lipoyl attachment, biotin-binding, biotin carboxylase-like domain-containing protein, producing MTEITAANGTGRTVPQVNGKASYAEKHQIADHFIGGNKLSNAPASKVKDFVAQQDGHTVITNVLIANNGIAAVKEIRSVRKWAYETFGDEKAIQFTVMATPEDLAANADYIRMADHYVEVPGGTNNHNYANVELIVDIAERMNVHAVWAGWGHASENPKLPESLAASPKKIVFIGPPGSAMRSLGDKISSTIVAQHAEVPCIPWSGTGVNAVEIDSHGIVTVADDTYIKGCVTSWQEGLEKAKAIGFPVMIKASEGGGGKGIRKALSEEGFEQLYKAAAGEIPGSPIFIMKLAGNARHLEVQLLADQYGNNISLFGRDCSVQRRHQKIIEEAPVTIAKDITFKAMEDAAVRLGKLVGYVSAGTVEYLYSHADDKFYFLELNPRLQVEHPTTEMVSGVNLPAAQLQIAMGIPLHRIRDIRLLYGVDPRTSTEIDFEFKQEGSEKTQRRPRPKGHTTACRITSEDPGEGFKPSNGVMHDLNFRSSSNVWGYFSVSTASSIHSFSDSQFGHIFAYGENRAASRKHMVVALKELSIRGDFRTTVEYLIKLLETEAFEDNTITTGWLDELITKKLTAERPDPMLAVVCGAVTKAHLASEACMTEYRTSLEKGQVPSKDILKTVFAIDFIYEGFRYKFTATRASTDSYHLFINGSKCSVGVRVLSDGGLLILLDGRSHSVYWKEEVGATRLSVDGKTCLLEQENDPTQLRTPSPGKLVKYLVENGEHVKAGQPFAEVEVMKMYMPLIAAEDGFVQLIKQPGATLEAGDILGILALDDPSRVKQAQPFVGQLPVYGEPVAVGTKPAQRFDLLHNTLKNILLGYDNSVIMASTLKQLVEVLRNPELPYSQWNAQFAALHSRMPQKLDSQFSQIVDRAKTRHADFPAKPLHKAFHRFLEENVAAGDADMLKTTLAPLTDVLNAYSEGQKAHELNIVKELLASYIEIERLFTGYGTQEDSVILKLRDQNKDDIRKVVQTVLSHSRVGAKSSLILAILEEYRPNKPNVGNVAKYLRPALQELTELQSSRTTSKVSLKAREIMIQCSLPSLEERTAQMEHILRSSVVESRYGEASWDHREPSLEVIKEVVDSKYTVFDVLTLFFAHEDPYVSVAALEVYVRRAYRAYILKQIEYHSDESDTPLFVTWDFALRKIGQSEYGLPLQSAAPSSPATPSASGGSFDFKRIHSISDMSYLNHKWDSEPNRKGVIVPVKYLDDAEDLLGKALETLALSDKARKRSTPGLIPDLSGKRKPTTAKVDSDELSAVINVAVRDAESKSDQEILSRIVPIVEQFKEDLLNRNVRRITFICGRNDGAYPGYYTFRGPEYVEDDSIRHSEPALAFQLELGRLAKFHIKPVFTENKNIHVYEGIGKAVDGDKRYFTRAVIRPGRLRDEIPTAEYLISEADRVINDIFDALEIIGNNNSDLNQVFINFTPVFQLHPQEVESSLQGFLDRFGARAWRLRVAQVEIRIICTDPQTGVPYPLRVIITNTSGYVVDVDIYAERKSEKGEWVFNSIGGTKEKGPMHLLPVSTPYPTKNPLQPKRYKAHLMGTQYVYDFPELFRQAIQNSWTQSVKKHGAVGGQQPKSGECVTYTELVLDDKDTLQEVNREPGTNTCGMVGWIFHAKTPEYPKGRKFIVVANDITYMIGSFGPKEDNYFYKCTELARKLGIPRIYLSANSGARLGVANELMPHFKVAWNDASKQDNGFKYLYLDDEAQKRFSKDVITEVISEDGEKRHKIVTIIGSEDGLGVECLRGSGLIAGATSKAYNDIFTITLVTCRSVGIGAYLVRLGQRAVQIEGQPIILTGAPALNNVLGREIYTSNLQLGGTQIMYRNGVSHMTGTDDFDGVSKIVEWMSFIPEKRGSPIPVSPSTDVWDRDVVYTPPQKQPYDVRWMIGGRPTEEGDFEPGLFDKDSFVETLGGWARTVVVGRARLGGIPMGVIAVETRSVENITPADPANPDSIEQVTNEAGGVWYPNSAFKTAQAINDFNNGEQLPLMILANWRGFSGGQRDMYNEVLKYGSYIVDALVKFEQPIFVYIPPFGELRGGSWVVVDPTINPEAMEMYADVDARGGVLEPEGIIGIKYRKDKQLETMARLDPVYASLKKQMATDLPKEQADELKKKMTIREKQLLPVYSQIAIQFADLHDRSGRMKAKGVIRDQLEWVNSRRFFYWRLRRRLNEEYLLRRMSSTVLTSTSGSDIKAPEARKRNLQFLESWSGVVNFDTADREVSEWYEANRKSITDRIESVKADNLATELSSVLRTNKNAAMRGVRDVIRTMPPEERDQILKYLRD